AACTTGCCATAGGCAATTACTGCAAACGGGGGTTGATGTTGAGGATCCAAACCAAATTTATTGGCGACCGATGGCCATACACGCTCATAGGTTGCCTGCAAAATCAAATCCGCAAGTGCGGATAAGCGATCACTGACCCGCTCGGTGCTTAAACCCTCGGGAGCACCAATGCCTAAATCGGCCAAGAGAATTAAAAAAGTTTCTGTGTGATGCGTTACCCGTAGGATATCCATCGCATGATCTGGGCTCGCCTGATCGGCAAGGGCATCATCTAAACGAAGATCAAGATTTGCCTTTACTTTGCTCCAATAACTCTCGGGATCGTGAATGAGTTCAGATTGAGCATTAGCTGATAGCAAGTCGTCCAATAAATGTGGATGCCTTGCTAAATATTGGGCAGCCCACTGCGAGGCATTGAGAAGCATCAATACCTGTTGCAAGGCATTAGAATTCTCGGCCAAAATCGATAGATAGGCGCTGCGGCGACAAATCGCTTCCAAGAGATCAAAAAATCGCAAGAGGGTTTGATCCATATCAGCTGGATGATCTGCCTCAATATCATTTGCAGCCTTTTTTAAGAGGCTCCGTATTGTCAACCGACTTTTTTCTGGTAGCGATTTTGCCCGTGAGCTCTCTTGCCATGCGTCCCAGCGCTCATTGGCTTTTGGAAATAAAGCGGCATTGGGTTGCCAGCTCACATCACTGGCATCAATTTGTAAACGGGTACTTTCGTCTAAAGCAAAGGCTTTTTCAAAACAGCGTGCCACCTGATTTTGGTGATTGGTCAGCGCACCCATGAACTCCTCAAGATTGCCCTCTTGATTGGGGCCTGCCATGGCTTGCGCTAATTGCATTCTCGCATCATCATTTTCAGGTAAATAATGTGTCTGCTGATCTTCCCAAATCTGTATCCGATGTTCTAAGCGCCTTAAGAACACATAAGCAGATTTAAGGGTCTGAATTTCTTCTGCGTTCATCAGCCCGCCTTCTTGAAGCCGATCTAAGACCTCTAGCGTTGGGCGAATTCGTAAGCGCGGATCAGTTCCGCCTCGCATTAACTGGAACATCTGAGCTAAAAATTCGATCTCACGAATTCCACCGCGGCCCAATTTAATATCGCGTGATCGTCCACTGCGTTGATTGCTTCGCTTATCCGCTTCTCGTTGAATTTGTGCATGCAACTCTCGAATGGCTGCAATCACACCGTAATCCAAATGGCGCCGATAAATAAACGGTCGAATAATTTGCTCAAGCCCCTTCTCGCATCGAACATAATCAGGGTGTGAGATCGAGGGATAAATCATACGGCCCTTAATCCAAGCGTAACGCTCCCATTCACGCCCTTGGACGAACAGATACTCTTCGAGCATTTCTAGACTACAAACCAGTGGGCCAGAATCGCCATTGGGACGCAAGCGCATATCTACTCGAAATACAAATCCATAAGCATCATGCTCTGAGATGATTTTAATTAGGCGGCGACCCAGCTTTGTAAACCACTCGTGGTTTGAAATTGAGTTTGCTCCATGTTGGGTCTCACCCTCCTCTTCATACAAAAAGATCAAATCGATATCAGAGGATAGATTGAGTTCTCGACCACCTAATTTACCCATGCCAACAATTAAAAATGGAAGCTCATAATCTTCCGTCCGGGCCCAGGGCAAACCAAAGCGCGCTTGTAAATCAGCTCGAACATAGCGCACCGTAAGGCTAACTGCTTGCTCGGCAAAATAACTTAGGGATTGAGTCACCTCCGATAAAGAGGCGATTCCATTGAGGTCTCGGCAACCAATCCAAAGCATTAACTGTTGACGACTCAACCGGAGCTGACTCATGAGCGCTGCCTCATCGAGCGCTCCATTATCTAAATCCTGACTTATTGGCAAGAGCAGCTGATCAATCTGATTCGTATCGACCGGCGTATGGATGCGCTCCCCCAGCCAATCTCGCCAATCGGGATGGGCACTTAGCCAGCGATTTGCATAGACGGAGTTTTTCTCCAGAAAAGAAAGGGCATCTTCATTGGAAACCATACCTTATCTTAATCGCTACTAGCCCAATCAATGAAGGGTATCGGATAATGGATCCCAATGACCGAAAAAAAGTATCCGCTGCGTTTTAAAGACCTCCTTACCATGCGGCCCGATGCCGCTTCGTGGGTACGTTGGTCGCGTCGCCTCGCAATCTTAATTCTCGTTATAGGCGCTCTAATTGTTCTTGGACACCTGGTCATCCGATTTATTGTTTGGCCACAACTAGAAACCTCAAAACCGGCGGTTGAAAAGTTATTGTCCAAGCGCATTGGGATTGAGGTCAAAATGAATGAGCTCAATGTGTACTGGGAAGGGATACGTCCAGTCTTTGATATCCGCGACCTAGAATTTGTGGTCGATGCTAATCGCAATCCGTCTGCCATTTCCGATAAACCCTATTTAAAAATTGCAGAGATCCGCGGAGAACTTAGTTGGTCATCGTTTTATCACCTTAAGCCCTATTTCACTAAATTACACGCCAGTAATGCTGTGATTCAAGTCACACGTGACTCACAAAAACGTTTATACGTAGCCGGCATTCTTGCTGGGGATGGTGGTGATGAGTTCCATCTTGAAAATTGGTTATTCAAGCAAGGTGATTTAAAGCTTACCGATATCAACATTCTGTGGAAAGATTTTTCAAAGTCCAAAGCCGATGCCGCTGATCTGCGGATCGAATCGATGCAGCTGCAAAATGGAATTCGACAACACGAACTGGATGCAGCACTCTACAGCCCATGGCATCAAGGCAAATTAAGCCTCTTCGGAAAATTTTCCCATCGCTTTGGTGGACAAGCAGGTTATTGGCGTGATTGGCTTGGCGATTTTCAATGGGAAGTCCAGCAACTCGATCTTGGGCAATTTAGTCGTGATTTTGAGATTCCATTTAAACAACTAAGCGGTGTTTTGGACTCCTCGGGATCCATTGCTCTAAATAAAGGTATCCCAGATGGCGGACAGTTCAAGCTTGCAATCGAGCAACCTGTTTTTCAACAATCAAAGAGTAATCAAGCACTTGAATTTGGTCGCCTCGAAATGGAAGCGAAGCAATTTACATCTGGGAAGTTTATTTCGTTGGGTGTTCAGCGGTTTGCCTGGTTAAATAAGAATCAAAAGCGAGGAAGCGCAATGGAGTCCCTAGCGCCCATGACATTTGGTTGGCAGGCTCCTAAGCGCGATGATGAGCTTGAAAAGTTTTCGTTCTCATCTGCAAAAATAAGCCTCGAAAACCTTAGCCTGTTTGCGATGAATTTGCCCATTCCCAATCGCATTCGTCAGATGTTAGAGCAGGCTGAGCCACGCGGTGAACTTCTCGATGTCGATATTACGTGGGCCGAGTCAAAATCCAATATTCCCTTAATCGGCGGTCTCTTAAGTGGCCAAGGCCCTAAATTTAATATCACGGGCGCTTTAAATCAGATCAGCGTTAAGGGTTACCGTGACATCATCCCCAGCATTAGTAATTTAAGCGGGAAAATTATCACCAATCAAAACCAAGGCAGTCTTAAGCTCAATTCACAAAACTTGGGATTAGTGATTACTGATTTTTTAGCTGAACCGCGCCTACAGTTCGATAGCGCAAGCGGAGGACTTACCTGGTCATTAAAAAATAAGCAATGGCAAATCGGATTTGATCAGCTCTCTGTTAGTAATCCTGATATCGCAGTAATCGCCAATGGCAATTATCTGATCGGTAAAGAAAAAACGCCTGATACTTTGGATCTAAGCATTCAATTTCCGAGAGGAAAGGCGGGAACCATCTACCGCTATCTTCCTGCTGAAATGTCTAGGGATGCCCGCACCTATATTGAAAAAGCCTTTGTTACTGGCGACATTAACAATGGCAGCCTCAGAATTAAAGGGGACCCTAATTTAGCGCCTTATGATGCCTCAGGAACCGGTGAATTCTCATTAAATTTGCCAATCTCAAAAACAGTTTTTCGACCAGCCCCTCTCTTTCCTTCCACAAAAGGCAGTTGGCCTGAATTGACTGAAGTGAGCGGTTTGGTTTCCATGCAACAAGCCAAACTGATGGTGACCATCAAAGATGCTCGCTATCAAAGTCTACAAATTCAGAGTGTCAACGCAGAAATTCCGAACGTTTCGAGCGCAAAGGCCGTCCTCAATCTCAAAGGAAACATTTCGGGCCCGACTAATGAAATGATGGACTATCTTAGAACAACACCAGTCCTTCTATCTCGTCCAGAACTAGCAAAAAACCTGAAGTTATCCGGGCCCGCAAAACTCGATTTAGAACTTCTTTTACCCTTACAAAATACCGACGATCTCAAATTAAATGCTCTACTGAACTTAGACAATAACGTCGTCGTGTGGTCTGATCTTGCTCCTTTTAATCAGGTACGAGGGACTGTTCGCATCACTGAAGACTTGCCCCGCTTTGAACAGGTAAGCGCTGAATTTTTTGGTGGAACAGTCAACATGCGCTACAACACAGCGCAATCCCAAACCAAACAAGAACTGTATGACCTCAATGGAACAATTGATCTAGATCGTCTTGAACGTCACTATGCCAATCAAGTAGGCCGTCAATCTCAACAACTCCTAAAGGCATTAGATGGCAAGGCTGGATTTAAAGGCAGGCTTGCCATTACCAGTAAATCAACGGATCTCAATCTCAACCTAGATCTCAGCGGTTTAAGTACCACCCTCCCCGAACCTCTTAGCATCAAAAGGGGTAACAAACTAAATGGGGTTTTTCGATATCAATCCACTACTAGCGAGGGAACATCGAAGGGGACTGCGCAATGGTCAGCACAAATTGGAAAAATAATTACCTTACAGGGAAAACAGGGGGCCGACGGCATTGTGGCGCATGGAATTGGAGTTGGGGCTACGGCCATCATTCCTGATCGAGGCCTTGGCCTCAATGTGCAAGCCAATGATCTCAATATTGATGCTTGGCACCGTCTTTTGTTTCCGAGCGGAGCAAGTAATCGCACTAATAAAACTCCTCCCATAGCTAACTCTGAGAATAGTGCCGATGGCCTTCGCATCGTTACTGCACGCATCAATCAAACGATTGCCATGAATCGCTCATGGCCCAATCTGAGTGTGAGCGCTAAATTAGGTAGCAATGCATGGCAGGTCAATTTGAAGTCTCCCAACCTTGAGGGCGATGTTCAGTATCAAGAGAGAAAAAATGCCGATCTTTTAAAGGGTAAGTTGGTTCGTTTGCATATTCCCCAAAAACGACCCAACCCAACGAACCTTAAAGCCTCCAATAACAAGGAGGTTTCACTCAATGCAATTCCTGAACTTGATCTGAGTATTGATGACTTTAGTTTCAATTTGTATAAGCCGGGCATGGTTGCAATCAAGACCCGTAACAGCACAAACCGAATTACGATTGAAAGCTTAAAAATCAACAATCCAAGTTCGTCATCAAGTGTTACTGGCGAATGGACGAGCGATGCCCAAGGCAATAATGAGCGCGTCATCATTGATACAACATCACAGATCAAGGATTTAGGGGCAGTAGTTACCTACTGGGGTAACCCCAAGGCAGTTGAGGGTGGCAAAGGAACAATTAGTGCCAAATTAGATTGGAGCGGCCCCCCTTATGATCCTTCCTTTGATACCCTCGCTGGTAATGTAAAGATCAATTTAGAAAATGGTCGTTTACTACAAGTGGACTCTGGTTTTGCCAAAATTATTGGCGTCTTTAGTTTGCAAAGCTTATTAAAATTTGCAACCTTCGACCTGCAAGGTAGCTTAGGTAATGTAGTTACTTCAGGAACAAGCTTTAATGCGCTGTCTGGTGATTTTGTTCTACGCAATGGTGTTGCCAGAACGCAAAACTTTACGATGCAACTCAATCAAGCACGCGTTGCCACGAGCGGTCTTGTGAATATTCCTAAACAGACCCAAGATTTACGAATTACCATCTTCCCCACAATTGATGCAACCGCTGGTGCCTTAGCACTCTTTGCTGTCAACCCAATTATTGGAGCTAGCGCTTTGATTGGTCAATATTTAATCAGTAATCAGTTAAATCGAACACTGCAGACGGATTATCTGGTACAGGGAAGCTGGGATAAGCCAGACGTGATCCCACTGGATCAAAATGGCCAGCCATTAGATCCCAAAGTGCTCGAGACCATTCGCTCGCGGAATCTGCTGCGCGAGCAAAAGATGCCCCCAACCCCAACAAAACCTGTCCCAAGCACTCCAGCACCTGCCAATTAGTCGCTAAAGCTTTAGTATTAGCTGGTATGGCAAAAAAATTAACAGTCGCTGCAATTCAGATGATTTCATCTGCTAATTTGGCAGACAATCTCCGTGCGGCTGAACGACTGATCAAAAATGCGTCTGACCAAGGTGCGGCGGTCGTTGCTCTTCCTGAATATTTTTGCTTAATGGGTCTTGCGGATACCGATAAAGTAAAAGTGCGGGAGTCATTTGGTGATGGCCCCATTCAAGATGCGTTGCAAAACTTTGCTCAGAAGCATCAGGTCTTCTTAATTGCTGGAACCATACCGCTGGCGGCAAGCGACCCTCTAAAAGTTCTTAATGCAAGCTTGGTATTTAATCCAGAAGGTCAATGCATCGCACGTTATGACAAGATTCATTTATTTGGTTTTCAGACTTCGCATGAACGCTATCAAGAATCTGAAACGATTGAAGCGGGTAGTCAACCTACAACAGTTCGCATTTTGCATGAGGGTAATGAGTGGGTATTTGGTCTAAGTATTTGCTACGATCTCCGATTTCCAGAGCTATATCGTCAGCAGGCCGAGGTTAACTGTCAGATCATTCCAGCTGCATTTACCCATACGACGGGTAAAGACCATTGGGAGATTTTGCTACGGGCTCGGGCAATTGAAAACCAATGCTACTTTTTAGCATCTGCTCAAGGTGGTCTTCACCAAAATCAACGTCGGACTTGGGGTCAATCCATGTTGGTCGATCCCTGGGGCAACATTGTTTCTGAACTTCCAACCGGAGAAGGATTTGTGCTTGGCGAACTAGACTCGGCCGTACTCGAGGAAGTGCGCTCTAAGCTACCCGCCCTAAAACATCGTAAGCTTATCCGATGAACGCCATAAACTCACTCGCCATCCCACATATTGCAACATCAGCAAATCCTCAAGAGGCCCTCGATATTGCCTATTCTTTTTTGCTTAAGCCCAACGACTTGAGCACCTCTGACCTTGATCAACTTTTTGGGGTCATGCATGCGCATCGCTTAGATGATGCCGATTTGTATTTTCAACACACTCGGAGTGAGCAGTGGAGTTTAGAAGAAGGAATTGTTAAATCTGGTAGTTTTAATATTGATCAAGGTGTTGGTATTCGTGCAATCTCAGGGGACAAAACGGCATTTGCCTACTCAGATGTGATTAGCTCCGAGGCTCTACTAAAGGCTGCGCATGCCACACGCGTCATTGGCCCAAAAGGTGGCAAAGTCAAAGTCCGCACTCCTCTTTTGGCATCTGCGCATGGTATCCCATCGCTATACAGTGCCCTCAACCCCTTGGACTCTTTAACGCCTCCAGAAAAGATTGCACTGCTCGAGGGAATTGAACGGCGCGCCAAAGCGCGTGACCCACGCATCATCCAAGTCATGGCCAGTCTTGCTGGTGAATTTGATGTGGTCATGGTGGCTCGCTCCAATGGTTTATTGGCCGCCGATATTCGACCTCTTGTGCGAGTATCAATCCATGTCATTGCTGAGCAAAATGGTCGCCGAGAGTCAGGCTCTGCAGGCGGTGGGGCACGGTCTGACTACGGTTTCTTTGATCGCCACCGAATCGATCTTTGGGTTGACGAAGCAGTCGATCAAGCACTTCTTAATCTTGATTCCCGACCAGCGCCTGCTGGACCGATGACCGTTGTAATGGGACCGGGTTGGCCTGGTGTGCTCCTTCATGAAGCCATTGGCCACGGTCTTGAGGGAGACTTTAATCGCAAGGGGTCTTCGGCATTTTCTGG
This genomic window from Polynucleobacter sp. MWH-UH24A contains:
- the glnE gene encoding bifunctional [glutamate--ammonia ligase]-adenylyl-L-tyrosine phosphorylase/[glutamate--ammonia-ligase] adenylyltransferase; translation: MVSNEDALSFLEKNSVYANRWLSAHPDWRDWLGERIHTPVDTNQIDQLLLPISQDLDNGALDEAALMSQLRLSRQQLMLWIGCRDLNGIASLSEVTQSLSYFAEQAVSLTVRYVRADLQARFGLPWARTEDYELPFLIVGMGKLGGRELNLSSDIDLIFLYEEEGETQHGANSISNHEWFTKLGRRLIKIISEHDAYGFVFRVDMRLRPNGDSGPLVCSLEMLEEYLFVQGREWERYAWIKGRMIYPSISHPDYVRCEKGLEQIIRPFIYRRHLDYGVIAAIRELHAQIQREADKRSNQRSGRSRDIKLGRGGIREIEFLAQMFQLMRGGTDPRLRIRPTLEVLDRLQEGGLMNAEEIQTLKSAYVFLRRLEHRIQIWEDQQTHYLPENDDARMQLAQAMAGPNQEGNLEEFMGALTNHQNQVARCFEKAFALDESTRLQIDASDVSWQPNAALFPKANERWDAWQESSRAKSLPEKSRLTIRSLLKKAANDIEADHPADMDQTLLRFFDLLEAICRRSAYLSILAENSNALQQVLMLLNASQWAAQYLARHPHLLDDLLSANAQSELIHDPESYWSKVKANLDLRLDDALADQASPDHAMDILRVTHHTETFLILLADLGIGAPEGLSTERVSDRLSALADLILQATYERVWPSVANKFGLDPQHQPPFAVIAYGKLGGKELGYASDLDLVFLYDASPTDYAAQEIYSVLGKRMINWLTTLTAAGTLFEIDTRLRPNGAAGFLVTSLDSFRRYQLREGDNAAWVWEHQAISRARFAAGDPRVGAQFEEIRKEVLAHERNQSDLKHEIIEMRHKVHAGHPNASNDFDLKHDPGGMVDIEFIVQYLVLAYARQYLDLLGNLGNIALLGIAAKHQLISEMDAIEIGNAYRMFRAQQHRLRLDGAEKIRVSIHEHPDFAQAKASVTKLWETVFGAPSQPI
- a CDS encoding YhdP family protein, with product MTEKKYPLRFKDLLTMRPDAASWVRWSRRLAILILVIGALIVLGHLVIRFIVWPQLETSKPAVEKLLSKRIGIEVKMNELNVYWEGIRPVFDIRDLEFVVDANRNPSAISDKPYLKIAEIRGELSWSSFYHLKPYFTKLHASNAVIQVTRDSQKRLYVAGILAGDGGDEFHLENWLFKQGDLKLTDINILWKDFSKSKADAADLRIESMQLQNGIRQHELDAALYSPWHQGKLSLFGKFSHRFGGQAGYWRDWLGDFQWEVQQLDLGQFSRDFEIPFKQLSGVLDSSGSIALNKGIPDGGQFKLAIEQPVFQQSKSNQALEFGRLEMEAKQFTSGKFISLGVQRFAWLNKNQKRGSAMESLAPMTFGWQAPKRDDELEKFSFSSAKISLENLSLFAMNLPIPNRIRQMLEQAEPRGELLDVDITWAESKSNIPLIGGLLSGQGPKFNITGALNQISVKGYRDIIPSISNLSGKIITNQNQGSLKLNSQNLGLVITDFLAEPRLQFDSASGGLTWSLKNKQWQIGFDQLSVSNPDIAVIANGNYLIGKEKTPDTLDLSIQFPRGKAGTIYRYLPAEMSRDARTYIEKAFVTGDINNGSLRIKGDPNLAPYDASGTGEFSLNLPISKTVFRPAPLFPSTKGSWPELTEVSGLVSMQQAKLMVTIKDARYQSLQIQSVNAEIPNVSSAKAVLNLKGNISGPTNEMMDYLRTTPVLLSRPELAKNLKLSGPAKLDLELLLPLQNTDDLKLNALLNLDNNVVVWSDLAPFNQVRGTVRITEDLPRFEQVSAEFFGGTVNMRYNTAQSQTKQELYDLNGTIDLDRLERHYANQVGRQSQQLLKALDGKAGFKGRLAITSKSTDLNLNLDLSGLSTTLPEPLSIKRGNKLNGVFRYQSTTSEGTSKGTAQWSAQIGKIITLQGKQGADGIVAHGIGVGATAIIPDRGLGLNVQANDLNIDAWHRLLFPSGASNRTNKTPPIANSENSADGLRIVTARINQTIAMNRSWPNLSVSAKLGSNAWQVNLKSPNLEGDVQYQERKNADLLKGKLVRLHIPQKRPNPTNLKASNNKEVSLNAIPELDLSIDDFSFNLYKPGMVAIKTRNSTNRITIESLKINNPSSSSSVTGEWTSDAQGNNERVIIDTTSQIKDLGAVVTYWGNPKAVEGGKGTISAKLDWSGPPYDPSFDTLAGNVKINLENGRLLQVDSGFAKIIGVFSLQSLLKFATFDLQGSLGNVVTSGTSFNALSGDFVLRNGVARTQNFTMQLNQARVATSGLVNIPKQTQDLRITIFPTIDATAGALALFAVNPIIGASALIGQYLISNQLNRTLQTDYLVQGSWDKPDVIPLDQNGQPLDPKVLETIRSRNLLREQKMPPTPTKPVPSTPAPAN
- a CDS encoding carbon-nitrogen hydrolase family protein, with protein sequence MAKKLTVAAIQMISSANLADNLRAAERLIKNASDQGAAVVALPEYFCLMGLADTDKVKVRESFGDGPIQDALQNFAQKHQVFLIAGTIPLAASDPLKVLNASLVFNPEGQCIARYDKIHLFGFQTSHERYQESETIEAGSQPTTVRILHEGNEWVFGLSICYDLRFPELYRQQAEVNCQIIPAAFTHTTGKDHWEILLRARAIENQCYFLASAQGGLHQNQRRTWGQSMLVDPWGNIVSELPTGEGFVLGELDSAVLEEVRSKLPALKHRKLIR
- the tldD gene encoding metalloprotease TldD, with amino-acid sequence MNAINSLAIPHIATSANPQEALDIAYSFLLKPNDLSTSDLDQLFGVMHAHRLDDADLYFQHTRSEQWSLEEGIVKSGSFNIDQGVGIRAISGDKTAFAYSDVISSEALLKAAHATRVIGPKGGKVKVRTPLLASAHGIPSLYSALNPLDSLTPPEKIALLEGIERRAKARDPRIIQVMASLAGEFDVVMVARSNGLLAADIRPLVRVSIHVIAEQNGRRESGSAGGGARSDYGFFDRHRIDLWVDEAVDQALLNLDSRPAPAGPMTVVMGPGWPGVLLHEAIGHGLEGDFNRKGSSAFSGRIGQRVAAKGVTVVDDGTLSGRRGSLNMDDEGTPTQCTTLIEDGVLKGYIQDSLNARLMKMPLTGNGRRESFASLPLPRMTNTYMLSGHYDPQEIVASIDRGLYAVNFGGGQVDITSGKFVFSASVAYWVEKGKIQYPVKGATIIGNGPESLKQVSMIGNDLRLDSGVGVCGKEGQSVPVGVGQPTLRIDEMTVGGTA